In Myxococcota bacterium, a single window of DNA contains:
- a CDS encoding SDR family NAD(P)-dependent oxidoreductase has protein sequence MSRSFVDLLVRQAVEDPERVAYRFLVDGDTEESLLCVGDLDRRARVLAARLANAGAAGERVLILVPPSIDNVVAFFACLYAGAIAVPMAPPRRARADGKLAAIRDRAEARFVVADAATRTRIARSGELPTDAPDDLLWFDVAETDAAGADFVPVTPDAGDVAFLQFTSGSTGQPKGVRVTHANLVANAGLIQQGFADDARTRGVTWLPPYHDMGLIGGILQPIFLGAETVMMTPTAFVQRPLRWLEAISRYRATTSGGPDFAYALCADVASLAPPDLDLSSWTLAFSGAEPVRASTLERFASAYAYAGFDPKAFYPCYGMAETTLFVSGGVRGAGARTLAVDAEALERSEITPDEGGRPIVSCGRAAGDGVRIVDLETHRALPERRVGEVWVRGPQVADGYWGDPEASAASFGVDLTPGDGGYLRTGDLGFLEGGELFLTGRAKDLIILRGRNLHPVDLEESVAAAHAALQGAPVAAFPVEAQSPDGEPEERLVIVAEVARQARHGLDADAVGRALRKVIVEEHGVDPLAIVFIRPASLPRTSSGKVQRRATRQSYLDDALLVLGRWDAPRRAAPAPRATDAAPTGSMHGPGRAALRAWMIDAVAAAAAVLPEEIDAGEPWAAHGLDSLQGVRLMGRLAEWLGRPLSPTLLYDHPTIDALAGHLATASVDAVETEALRERLDADDGIAIIGIAARFPGGEDAHRWFEGLANGVDAVGPVPADRPGADAWRLAGERHPAVAQAGFLSDVDRHEIALFGLSPREAQNVDPQQRLLLETAWRAFEDAGVAPERLAGSATGVFVGVSSPDYARLMAANLGDRSLPVHAGTGNALSVAANRISYRFDLRGPSLAIDTACSSSLVAVHQACASLERGESELALAGGVNLLLAPDLSEIFAEAGMLSPDGRCRTFDAAANGYVRGEGCGLLVLKPLSRARADGDRVWAVIRGTAVNQDGRSNGLTAPSGAAQQAVIRTALARARVTPDEVDYVEAHGTATSLGDPIEAEALQAVFGVRGEEREALRIGSVKTNIGHLEAAAGIAGLLKVVLSLAHERLPGQLHFDTPNPHAPVVSSATQAAASPGGGPLAVLTETRAWPAASRRVAGVSSFGFGGTNAHVVLEGAPEAPAAAETPDLSCARGLWLSERDADALAALAGAAADVLDAGQPLDALAREAAVGRARFPERIAVVAETSADATRALRACAAGERPPASIGPATSRAGAEPAIAFAFPGQGAQRVGMGAELYARDPGFRRRLDACDRVLREAAGFSLVELLQRTGEGAARQLAETRFTQPALFAVELCLAELLVERGVRPGRLIGHSVGEYAAACLAGVFDREDALRLVARRAELVGDLPSGGAMLAVGLPAAQAEGRIDARADVALAVDNGAERSVLSGARSSLEPIAAALAADGIEARWLDVSHAFHSPLLDPMLPAFGEAVAAVDLRAPQCEILSNLTGEVAGAEMATPDYWVRQLRGRVRFREGLESLFAGRLDALVEVGPRATSLALARAAASPDRATGIAWLPTLRDGVREDLGVARALGELFVRGASVDGETTHEDVRPAAPRLPGVRFRRERAWFSAASGPSHAVRRRAGAHPLLGDAVDVPEPDRHRFETLVSPEAPGWLSDHRVGQAAVMPAAAFIELALAAGRRALGVEGPLELRDLEIAAALPLLSNADVRLHTLASESEAGQMRVRTFSSDPNANATWMGHSTSVVTKGEGASLPEAPMPSDETSRDIDLDALAARFGEVGIHYGPAFRGIESLSVRTACETGAPFAYGVVAATPEADEGRYGLPPTRLDACLQAIAPLLDANEALLPVGARRLWVAAPRTGWPERIEVRAWLAGPREAHLEATTLGGERLFALEGVQLAPVPGIRGSKRDAQEDLHTVAWIERGRAGGARVRLPDPSGVVEDVRPAFEASREAESITGYRSGIAALEARARTLAQAIVTREGFDVVARAAESTKARRLLARLRNLAAQAPSPPAPAADDPRVAVESDLLERCAARCLDVLAGTCDPIAELLFPNGDARALRSIYRDGAGPALMNRQVTRLVESAQQALPRDEGLAVLEIGAGTGATTEALLERLDGTRSSYWFTDLGAPLVQSAIEQLGPRHPRFEGRLLDVSRDPREQGFEPACADIVVAANVLHATPDLGTTLANTRELLASGGWLVLLEGTERLGWLDLTFGLTDGWWCFEPDAQRTDHPLIDSAQWERVLVEAGFESVTSLVDGSAGLEQDVIVARAPRRRARRSLRVLSGAERVAGIEAAASVVGIDTEANGANAPLEDAVIVARGFTDASRTLPERANLVLEEALDAARHWLAGRSDLRGSRLTFVTYGAASVGEDGGFASPDAAGVAEAGLWGVARALRHETPGLTVRIVDVGPGVRFDALARELTAEDGEDEVALRGERRFVSRLAPWVDDTRPTRLEVAVPGHLDQLVQCPAERRAPAADEVEIAVRATGLNFRDLLQALGMLGRGYAEALDQEHIPFGFECAGVVARVGTDVAHVAAGDAVIGCFTPGSLASHVTLPGRFVVPKSDRLDWAEAAALPTAWLTVWYGLDTLAALAPGEWVLIHAAAGGVGMAAVRHAQRTGARVIATAHPSKWEHLRALGVEHLASSRDAGFADRVRAWTGGAGVDVVLNCLADELALESLAVTARGGRFVELGRIGGLDAETARHRRPDVQFHAFDLGQVAMEGAVGGALDALVQRFAANDAGDTLVLPTTAFPVAEAEAAFRQLQAGRHVGKLALVRETPTPEAPFRIDPDGTYVLSGGTGGLGIAVSRWLADAGARHLVLIARNAPTPEAQQEIDRLVAMGVRVDAWSVDVADARAVENAFTALRDEGATVRGVVHGAGVLADALLEDLDDAHVRRVLLPKVHGVTHLAAATSADPLDFFVSFSSAAALFGSPGQANHAAANAILDAHAAWLRSEGRPGRSIAWGAWAQIGAAARKGAGERLAALGIGEIDPPDGLAAFEAALRSGTPYLGVAPLDWDRFAQMSFAERPFYGHRLAAATGSTATVNRLDLSGLDGPQRLAVLDEHLRAEIATVLGLSSSDEIEPRSRLMDLGMDSLMAVELKARAERSLGLSLPSTLFFDHPTVESLVAYLEASLAPGPAEDAEPTREPRPDAGVGDDDFAVEDDAAVIDDVAGLSDEDVLRRLRG, from the coding sequence ATGAGCCGGAGTTTCGTCGACTTGCTCGTGCGGCAGGCGGTCGAGGACCCGGAACGGGTCGCCTACCGCTTCCTGGTCGACGGCGACACCGAAGAATCCCTGCTCTGTGTCGGCGATCTGGACCGGCGGGCCCGCGTACTGGCGGCGCGCTTGGCGAATGCAGGAGCGGCCGGCGAGCGCGTGCTGATCCTGGTTCCACCGAGCATCGACAACGTCGTGGCGTTCTTCGCGTGCCTCTATGCTGGCGCGATCGCGGTCCCGATGGCGCCCCCGCGCCGAGCCCGCGCCGACGGCAAGCTGGCCGCGATCCGGGATCGCGCCGAGGCGCGTTTCGTGGTGGCCGATGCGGCGACCCGGACGCGCATTGCTCGCTCCGGCGAGTTGCCTACGGACGCTCCGGACGATCTCCTCTGGTTCGACGTGGCGGAAACGGATGCGGCGGGCGCGGACTTCGTTCCCGTGACTCCAGACGCTGGCGACGTGGCCTTCCTGCAGTTCACCTCGGGCTCGACGGGCCAGCCGAAAGGTGTCCGGGTCACCCACGCCAATCTCGTTGCGAACGCCGGGCTCATCCAGCAGGGCTTCGCCGATGACGCGCGCACGCGGGGCGTGACCTGGCTCCCGCCCTACCACGACATGGGACTCATCGGCGGGATCCTGCAGCCGATCTTCCTCGGTGCCGAGACCGTGATGATGACGCCGACGGCCTTCGTGCAGCGCCCGCTGCGCTGGCTCGAGGCGATCTCGCGCTATCGCGCCACGACGAGCGGTGGGCCCGATTTCGCGTATGCCCTGTGCGCTGACGTCGCGTCGCTGGCACCGCCGGATCTCGACCTCTCTTCGTGGACGCTGGCCTTCAGCGGCGCAGAGCCCGTGCGTGCTTCGACCCTCGAGCGCTTCGCCAGCGCGTACGCGTATGCCGGGTTCGATCCGAAGGCGTTCTATCCCTGTTACGGGATGGCGGAGACGACCCTCTTCGTGAGCGGCGGCGTGCGCGGCGCCGGGGCACGCACCCTCGCGGTGGATGCGGAAGCGCTCGAGCGGAGCGAGATCACGCCCGACGAGGGCGGTCGCCCGATCGTGTCGTGTGGGCGGGCCGCCGGTGATGGTGTGCGGATCGTCGACCTCGAGACGCATCGAGCCCTCCCCGAACGCCGCGTCGGCGAGGTCTGGGTGCGCGGCCCGCAGGTGGCGGACGGCTACTGGGGAGACCCGGAGGCATCCGCCGCGAGCTTCGGCGTCGATCTCACCCCGGGCGACGGCGGCTATCTCCGCACGGGAGACCTCGGTTTTCTCGAGGGCGGCGAACTCTTCCTGACCGGCCGGGCCAAGGATCTCATCATCCTGCGCGGTCGAAACCTGCACCCCGTCGACCTCGAGGAGAGCGTCGCCGCGGCACACGCGGCGCTCCAGGGGGCACCCGTCGCCGCGTTCCCGGTCGAAGCCCAAAGCCCGGATGGTGAACCGGAAGAGCGACTCGTGATCGTCGCCGAGGTCGCGCGCCAGGCGCGGCACGGACTCGACGCCGACGCCGTCGGCAGGGCGCTGCGAAAGGTCATCGTCGAGGAGCACGGCGTCGACCCGCTGGCGATCGTGTTCATCCGTCCGGCCTCGCTGCCGCGCACGTCCAGCGGCAAGGTGCAGCGGCGTGCGACGCGGCAGTCCTACCTCGACGACGCGCTGTTGGTGCTCGGCCGCTGGGACGCGCCTCGACGTGCGGCGCCGGCGCCGCGCGCCACCGACGCCGCGCCGACCGGATCGATGCACGGGCCCGGCCGTGCGGCCCTGCGCGCTTGGATGATCGATGCCGTGGCGGCGGCGGCCGCCGTACTCCCGGAAGAGATCGACGCCGGCGAGCCCTGGGCCGCCCATGGACTCGATTCGCTGCAAGGCGTTCGTCTGATGGGGCGTCTCGCCGAATGGTTGGGACGCCCGCTGTCTCCGACGCTCCTCTACGACCATCCGACGATCGACGCGCTGGCGGGTCACCTCGCCACCGCGAGCGTCGACGCCGTCGAAACCGAGGCGCTGCGCGAGCGCCTCGACGCGGACGACGGAATCGCCATCATCGGCATCGCCGCACGCTTCCCGGGTGGAGAGGACGCGCACCGCTGGTTCGAGGGCCTGGCGAACGGAGTCGATGCGGTCGGCCCCGTCCCGGCTGATCGCCCTGGCGCCGATGCCTGGCGCCTGGCGGGGGAGCGCCACCCGGCTGTCGCCCAGGCGGGCTTCCTCTCCGACGTCGATCGCCACGAGATCGCGCTCTTCGGGCTCTCCCCGCGCGAGGCGCAGAACGTCGACCCGCAGCAGCGGCTGCTCCTCGAGACCGCCTGGCGCGCCTTCGAAGACGCGGGGGTGGCGCCGGAACGCTTGGCCGGCAGCGCGACCGGCGTGTTCGTCGGTGTGAGCTCCCCGGACTACGCCCGGTTGATGGCCGCGAACCTCGGGGATCGGAGCCTTCCGGTCCACGCGGGAACCGGCAACGCGCTCAGCGTCGCCGCGAATCGGATCTCGTATCGCTTCGATCTGCGCGGGCCGAGTCTCGCGATCGACACCGCCTGTTCTTCTTCCCTGGTCGCGGTGCACCAGGCGTGCGCCAGTCTCGAACGCGGCGAGTCGGAGCTCGCCCTGGCGGGCGGGGTGAACCTGCTGCTCGCGCCGGACCTCTCGGAGATCTTCGCCGAAGCGGGGATGCTCTCGCCGGACGGGCGCTGCCGGACCTTCGACGCGGCCGCGAACGGCTACGTGCGCGGCGAGGGCTGCGGACTGCTGGTGCTGAAGCCGCTCTCGCGTGCGCGGGCCGACGGAGACCGGGTCTGGGCGGTGATCCGCGGCACGGCGGTCAACCAGGACGGTCGCTCGAACGGTCTCACCGCGCCGAGCGGCGCGGCGCAACAGGCGGTGATCCGCACAGCGCTCGCACGCGCGCGGGTGACGCCCGACGAGGTGGACTACGTCGAAGCCCACGGGACGGCGACCTCCCTCGGCGATCCGATCGAGGCGGAGGCGCTACAGGCCGTCTTCGGTGTGCGTGGCGAGGAACGCGAAGCGCTCCGCATCGGTTCGGTGAAGACGAACATCGGGCATCTCGAAGCCGCCGCGGGAATCGCGGGGCTGCTGAAGGTCGTCCTCTCCCTCGCGCACGAGCGACTCCCGGGGCAGCTGCACTTCGACACGCCGAACCCCCACGCACCGGTGGTCTCCTCGGCGACGCAGGCGGCCGCGTCACCCGGAGGTGGTCCGCTCGCGGTCCTGACGGAGACGCGGGCGTGGCCCGCCGCGAGCAGACGCGTGGCTGGCGTGAGTTCGTTCGGCTTCGGCGGCACCAATGCCCACGTCGTCCTCGAAGGGGCGCCCGAAGCGCCGGCCGCAGCGGAGACACCCGACCTCTCGTGCGCACGGGGGCTCTGGCTCTCGGAACGCGACGCGGACGCGCTGGCAGCGCTGGCCGGGGCAGCGGCGGATGTGCTCGATGCGGGTCAGCCGCTGGACGCGCTGGCGCGTGAAGCGGCAGTCGGTCGGGCGCGTTTCCCCGAGCGGATCGCCGTCGTCGCGGAGACGAGCGCCGATGCCACCCGCGCGCTGCGCGCCTGCGCAGCCGGCGAACGGCCGCCCGCTTCGATCGGACCGGCCACGTCGCGCGCCGGAGCCGAGCCCGCCATCGCCTTTGCGTTTCCCGGACAAGGCGCCCAGCGGGTCGGGATGGGCGCCGAGCTCTATGCCCGCGATCCCGGGTTCCGGCGCCGCCTGGACGCTTGCGATCGCGTGCTTCGCGAGGCGGCCGGCTTCTCCCTGGTGGAATTGCTGCAACGGACCGGTGAAGGAGCCGCGCGCCAGCTCGCCGAAACGCGCTTCACCCAGCCCGCCCTCTTCGCCGTGGAGCTCTGTCTGGCCGAGCTGTTGGTGGAACGCGGTGTGCGGCCCGGCCGGCTGATCGGCCACAGCGTGGGTGAGTACGCCGCGGCGTGTCTGGCAGGCGTCTTCGACCGCGAAGATGCGTTGCGGTTGGTCGCGCGTCGCGCCGAGTTGGTAGGCGACCTGCCGTCGGGCGGCGCGATGCTGGCCGTGGGGCTGCCGGCCGCGCAGGCGGAGGGCCGGATCGACGCCCGCGCCGACGTGGCCCTCGCCGTGGACAACGGCGCCGAGCGATCGGTCCTTTCGGGTGCGCGATCTTCGCTCGAGCCGATCGCGGCGGCCCTTGCGGCCGACGGGATCGAGGCGCGCTGGCTCGACGTCTCGCACGCCTTCCACTCTCCGCTGCTGGATCCCATGCTGCCCGCGTTCGGTGAGGCGGTCGCCGCCGTCGACCTGCGCGCGCCGCAGTGCGAGATCTTGTCCAATCTCACGGGAGAGGTCGCGGGAGCCGAAATGGCCACACCCGACTACTGGGTGCGCCAGCTGCGTGGACGCGTCCGATTCCGGGAGGGCCTCGAGTCCCTGTTTGCGGGGCGGCTCGATGCCCTCGTCGAGGTGGGCCCCCGCGCCACGAGTCTTGCGCTCGCGCGGGCGGCAGCATCGCCCGATCGAGCGACCGGGATCGCGTGGCTGCCGACCCTGCGCGATGGCGTGCGCGAGGATCTGGGCGTGGCGCGCGCGCTGGGGGAGCTCTTCGTCCGGGGCGCGTCCGTGGATGGCGAGACCACGCACGAAGACGTCCGGCCCGCGGCGCCTCGGTTGCCGGGTGTGCGCTTCCGACGCGAACGCGCCTGGTTCAGCGCCGCGAGCGGTCCGAGCCACGCGGTCCGCCGGCGCGCGGGGGCCCATCCCTTGTTGGGCGACGCGGTCGACGTGCCCGAGCCCGATAGGCATCGGTTCGAGACGCTCGTGTCCCCCGAAGCTCCGGGCTGGCTTTCGGACCATCGCGTCGGGCAGGCGGCGGTGATGCCCGCGGCGGCGTTCATCGAACTGGCACTGGCCGCCGGACGCCGCGCGCTCGGGGTCGAGGGGCCACTGGAGTTGCGCGACCTCGAGATCGCGGCCGCACTTCCCTTGCTCTCGAACGCCGATGTGCGGTTGCACACGCTCGCGTCGGAGAGCGAGGCGGGCCAGATGCGGGTGCGCACGTTCTCGTCGGACCCGAACGCGAACGCGACCTGGATGGGTCACAGCACCTCCGTCGTCACGAAAGGCGAGGGCGCTTCGCTTCCCGAGGCGCCGATGCCGTCGGACGAGACGTCGCGCGACATCGACCTGGATGCGCTGGCTGCGCGCTTCGGGGAGGTCGGGATCCACTACGGCCCCGCGTTCCGCGGGATCGAATCCCTCTCGGTGCGAACCGCGTGCGAGACCGGGGCGCCCTTCGCCTACGGGGTCGTCGCTGCGACCCCCGAAGCCGACGAAGGTCGCTACGGACTGCCTCCCACCCGACTCGATGCCTGTCTGCAGGCGATCGCGCCACTCCTGGACGCGAACGAAGCGCTGCTGCCCGTCGGAGCGCGGCGCCTGTGGGTCGCGGCCCCCCGCACCGGCTGGCCCGAGCGGATCGAAGTGCGCGCCTGGCTCGCGGGACCCCGCGAGGCGCATCTCGAGGCCACCACGCTGGGGGGCGAGCGGCTGTTCGCGCTCGAAGGCGTGCAGCTGGCTCCGGTTCCGGGGATCCGTGGATCGAAGCGCGACGCCCAGGAGGACTTGCACACCGTCGCGTGGATCGAGCGCGGAAGGGCCGGCGGCGCTCGCGTGCGCCTCCCGGATCCGTCCGGCGTCGTCGAAGACGTGCGACCGGCGTTCGAAGCTTCGCGCGAGGCGGAGTCGATCACCGGGTACCGATCCGGAATCGCGGCGCTCGAGGCCCGCGCACGCACCCTGGCCCAGGCGATCGTCACCCGCGAGGGCTTCGACGTGGTCGCCCGAGCCGCGGAATCCACGAAGGCGAGGCGACTGCTCGCACGCCTGCGCAACCTGGCCGCCCAGGCACCGTCTCCGCCCGCGCCCGCGGCGGACGATCCCCGCGTCGCCGTCGAGTCGGATCTGCTGGAGCGCTGCGCCGCACGCTGCCTCGACGTACTCGCCGGCACCTGTGATCCGATCGCCGAGCTCCTGTTCCCGAACGGCGACGCGCGTGCCCTGCGTTCGATCTACCGCGACGGCGCGGGGCCGGCGTTGATGAATCGACAGGTGACACGCCTGGTCGAGTCCGCACAGCAAGCGCTGCCCCGCGACGAGGGGCTCGCCGTCCTCGAGATCGGCGCAGGGACCGGTGCCACCACCGAGGCCTTGCTGGAGCGGCTGGACGGGACGCGCTCTTCCTATTGGTTCACCGACCTCGGCGCGCCACTGGTGCAGTCGGCGATCGAGCAGCTGGGTCCGCGTCATCCGCGCTTCGAGGGGCGCCTGCTCGACGTGTCGCGCGACCCGCGCGAACAGGGCTTCGAGCCTGCCTGCGCCGACATCGTCGTCGCTGCCAACGTGCTTCACGCGACTCCCGATCTGGGGACCACCCTCGCAAACACCCGAGAGCTGCTCGCCTCCGGCGGGTGGCTCGTCCTGCTCGAGGGCACCGAGCGTCTCGGCTGGCTCGATCTGACCTTCGGGCTGACCGACGGATGGTGGTGCTTCGAGCCGGACGCGCAGCGCACCGACCATCCCCTCATCGACTCGGCGCAATGGGAGCGTGTGCTCGTGGAAGCGGGCTTCGAGTCGGTGACCTCGCTCGTCGACGGATCTGCAGGCCTCGAACAGGACGTGATTGTGGCTCGCGCTCCGCGCCGCCGCGCTCGCCGCAGCCTGCGTGTTCTCTCCGGCGCCGAACGCGTCGCCGGGATCGAAGCCGCCGCGTCCGTGGTCGGCATCGACACGGAAGCGAATGGCGCGAACGCCCCGCTCGAGGACGCCGTAATCGTGGCGCGCGGCTTCACCGACGCGAGCCGGACCCTCCCCGAACGGGCCAACCTGGTTCTCGAAGAGGCGCTCGATGCAGCGCGCCACTGGCTCGCAGGTCGCAGCGATCTGCGCGGCAGCCGCTTGACCTTCGTCACCTATGGCGCCGCATCGGTCGGCGAGGACGGCGGCTTCGCTTCGCCCGATGCGGCGGGCGTTGCCGAGGCGGGGCTCTGGGGCGTGGCGCGTGCCCTACGACACGAGACGCCGGGACTCACCGTGCGCATCGTCGACGTCGGCCCTGGCGTCCGGTTCGATGCGCTCGCGCGAGAGCTCACGGCCGAGGACGGCGAGGACGAGGTCGCGCTGCGCGGGGAACGGCGGTTCGTCTCGCGCCTCGCACCCTGGGTGGATGACACCCGGCCGACCCGACTCGAGGTGGCGGTTCCCGGGCATCTGGATCAACTCGTCCAGTGTCCGGCAGAGCGGCGAGCGCCCGCTGCGGACGAAGTCGAGATCGCCGTGCGGGCCACCGGTCTGAACTTCCGAGACCTGCTCCAGGCCCTCGGCATGCTCGGGCGGGGCTATGCCGAGGCCCTCGACCAGGAACACATCCCCTTCGGGTTCGAGTGCGCCGGCGTCGTCGCCCGCGTCGGGACGGACGTCGCGCATGTCGCAGCGGGTGATGCGGTGATCGGTTGCTTCACGCCGGGGAGCCTCGCCAGTCATGTGACGCTGCCCGGGCGCTTCGTGGTTCCCAAATCGGATCGTCTGGACTGGGCCGAAGCGGCAGCGTTGCCGACGGCATGGCTCACGGTCTGGTACGGGCTCGACACCCTGGCGGCGCTCGCGCCTGGTGAATGGGTGTTGATTCACGCGGCGGCGGGCGGCGTGGGCATGGCGGCCGTGCGCCACGCCCAGCGCACCGGGGCGCGCGTGATCGCGACGGCGCACCCGTCGAAGTGGGAACACCTGCGCGCGCTGGGCGTCGAACACCTGGCGAGTTCCCGCGACGCAGGCTTTGCGGATCGCGTGCGCGCGTGGACCGGCGGTGCCGGTGTCGACGTGGTGCTCAACTGCCTCGCCGACGAACTCGCGCTCGAGAGCCTCGCGGTGACGGCCCGAGGCGGACGCTTCGTCGAACTCGGACGCATCGGCGGGCTCGACGCGGAGACGGCCCGCCACCGACGACCCGACGTGCAGTTCCACGCCTTCGATCTGGGCCAGGTCGCGATGGAGGGAGCGGTGGGTGGCGCGCTCGACGCGCTCGTGCAGCGGTTTGCCGCGAACGACGCCGGCGACACGCTCGTTCTCCCGACCACCGCGTTCCCGGTCGCCGAGGCCGAGGCCGCGTTCCGCCAGCTCCAGGCCGGGCGTCACGTGGGCAAGCTCGCCCTCGTGCGGGAGACCCCGACTCCGGAGGCTCCGTTCCGCATCGATCCCGACGGCACCTACGTCCTGAGTGGAGGCACGGGGGGCTTGGGGATTGCCGTGTCGCGTTGGCTCGCGGACGCGGGTGCGCGACACCTGGTGCTGATCGCGCGGAATGCCCCCACGCCCGAGGCCCAGCAGGAGATCGATCGGCTGGTCGCCATGGGGGTTCGTGTCGACGCGTGGTCCGTCGACGTCGCCGACGCCCGCGCCGTCGAGAATGCGTTCACGGCCCTGCGCGACGAGGGCGCCACCGTTCGCGGCGTCGTGCACGGGGCGGGAGTCCTCGCCGACGCGCTCCTCGAAGATCTCGACGACGCTCACGTGCGACGCGTCCTGCTGCCCAAGGTGCACGGCGTCACGCATCTCGCCGCGGCGACGTCTGCCGACCCGCTCGACTTCTTCGTGTCCTTCTCGTCTGCGGCCGCGCTCTTTGGTTCTCCCGGCCAGGCGAACCATGCGGCGGCGAACGCCATCCTCGACGCCCACGCCGCGTGGCTGCGCAGCGAGGGACGGCCCGGTCGCAGCATCGCCTGGGGCGCCTGGGCCCAGATCGGAGCCGCCGCGCGCAAGGGGGCGGGGGAACGCCTCGCGGCGCTCGGCATCGGCGAAATCGATCCGCCCGATGGCCTCGCCGCCTTCGAGGCGGCGCTGCGCAGCGGGACTCCCTACTTAGGGGTGGCTCCTCTCGACTGGGATCGCTTCGCCCAGATGTCGTTCGCGGAGCGCCCGTTCTATGGGCATCGTCTGGCGGCGGCCACGGGCTCCACGGCGACGGTGAATCGGCTCGACCTCTCAGGGCTCGACGGCCCGCAGCGCCTGGCGGTGTTGGACGAGCACTTGCGCGCAGAGATCGCGACCGTCCTCGGACTCTCGTCCTCCGACGAGATCGAGCCGCGCAGTCGGTTGATGGATCTGGGCATGGATTCGCTGATGGCGGTCGAGCTGAAGGCGCGCGCCGAACGGAGCCTGGGCCTCTCGCTTCCGTCGACGCTCTTCTTCGATCACCCGACGGTGGAATCCCTGGTGGCCTACCTCGAAGCGTCGCTCGCTCCGGGTCCGGCGGAAGACGCAGAGCCGACCCGGGAGCCGCGCCCCGATGCGGGAGTCGGCGACGATGACTTCGCGGTGGAAGACGACGCCGCCGTGATCGACGACGTGGCGGGCCTCTCGGACGAGGACGTCTTGCGCCGCCTGCGCGGCTGA
- a CDS encoding tetratricopeptide repeat protein: protein MRQGLAPSRRLVCRVPLRLVAVLLFLLSPAAGTPPTLAEAEAATVAGELEHAQQLLERTLREPPPSPRALELLSTVHRRLGNTDDALAYADRAVALAPNRSAAHVTRTRALRQQLAEAGGLSAVWAIRAIDASTERAVALAPKDVDALMDRGHFFLYAPSLVGGDLDGARDIVARLAPLDRVASVALDVARLRRQDELEAALARCRAGLEAHPDAQALHFLLGRLRNEAQDPAGAERAFRSALVGPDETARLDASYKLAKLLIQRGSETDEALTLLRAYLDGLRRSDLLNAPSAAWLWIGRAHEGRGRNADARAAYEKALEYDPGQEQARSALAKLRGR from the coding sequence GTGAGGCAAGGATTGGCGCCTTCCCGGCGCCTCGTGTGCCGCGTCCCCCTGCGCCTGGTCGCGGTTCTCCTGTTCCTTCTCAGCCCGGCCGCGGGAACCCCGCCGACGTTGGCGGAGGCCGAGGCGGCCACGGTCGCGGGTGAGCTCGAGCACGCCCAGCAGCTGCTCGAGCGGACGCTGCGCGAACCGCCCCCGTCGCCACGGGCCCTCGAGCTGCTGTCGACCGTCCATCGGCGCCTGGGAAACACGGACGACGCGCTCGCCTACGCCGATCGGGCCGTCGCCTTGGCGCCGAATCGCAGCGCCGCCCACGTGACGCGGACGCGCGCACTCCGACAGCAGCTGGCCGAGGCCGGTGGTCTGTCGGCGGTGTGGGCGATTCGCGCGATCGACGCATCGACGGAACGAGCGGTCGCGCTCGCGCCGAAGGACGTCGACGCGTTGATGGATCGCGGTCACTTCTTCCTCTACGCCCCCTCACTCGTCGGCGGTGACCTCGACGGCGCGCGCGACATCGTTGCCCGCCTCGCGCCGCTCGACCGGGTGGCTTCGGTGGCGCTCGATGTCGCAAGACTCCGCCGGCAGGACGAACTCGAAGCGGCCCTTGCCCGCTGCCGCGCGGGCCTCGAAGCGCACCCCGACGCCCAGGCGCTGCACTTCCTGCTGGGCCGACTGCGCAACGAAGCGCAAGATCCGGCGGGTGCCGAGCGTGCGTTTCGCAGCGCCCTGGTGGGACCCGACGAAACAGCGCGCCTCGACGCCAGCTACAAGCTCGCCAAGCTCCTGATCCAACGCGGCAGTGAGACCGACGAGGCCCTGACACTGCTCCGCGCCTATCTCGACGGTTTGCGCCGCAGCGATCTGCTGAACGCTCCCTCAGCGGCCTGGCTGTGGATCGGTCGCGCCCACGAGGGTCGGGGACGCAACGCAGACGCCCGCGCCGCCTACGAGAAGGCGCTGGAGTACGACCCGGGCCAGGAGCAGGCGCGCAGCGCGCTCGCGAAGCTTCGCGGCCGGTAG
- a CDS encoding siderophore-interacting protein translates to MRKRTIHQLEVRQRDSVTPHLARVVLGGADLERFPTGFEGGYVKLVFPRAVGRPLLRSYTVRRFDAAARELELWMVVHEDGGPAARWLAEASPGSPVSVTDPGPVRRPSADADWFLLAGDLSALPALAVMLGDLPDDAQGHLVLEGVDPADHLDLSGPSGMEISWVDNPHPHAPSTTLADSVKAIPWRAGRASVWVAGEFGASRSLRQYFRHERAVDRTDLYVSCYWKIGETDEGMKQAKRNDSEAW, encoded by the coding sequence ATGCGCAAGCGGACGATCCACCAGCTCGAAGTCCGCCAGCGCGACTCGGTCACACCGCACCTCGCTCGCGTCGTGCTCGGCGGGGCCGACCTCGAACGCTTCCCGACGGGCTTCGAGGGCGGCTACGTGAAGCTCGTGTTCCCGCGCGCGGTCGGGCGCCCGCTGCTGCGCTCGTACACCGTGCGCCGATTCGACGCGGCCGCACGAGAGCTCGAGCTCTGGATGGTGGTGCACGAAGACGGTGGACCGGCCGCGCGTTGGCTCGCAGAGGCGTCCCCAGGCTCTCCGGTCTCGGTGACCGATCCGGGACCGGTGCGTCGACCGAGTGCCGACGCGGACTGGTTCCTGTTGGCGGGCGACCTGAGTGCCCTGCCCGCCCTCGCCGTGATGCTGGGCGACCTGCCCGACGACGCCCAGGGACACCTCGTGCTCGAGGGCGTCGACCCCGCCGATCACCTCGACCTCTCCGGCCCGTCGGGCATGGAGATCTCCTGGGTCGACAATCCCCACCCACACGCCCCGAGCACCACGCTGGCAGATTCCGTGAAGGCGATTCCCTGGCGAGCGGGTCGCGCATCGGTGTGGGTGGCCGGCGAATTCGGCGCATCCCGATCGCTGCGTCAGTACTTCCGGCACGAACGCGCGGTCGACCGGACCGATCTCTACGTCAGCTGTTATTGGAAGATCGGGGAGACCGACGAGGGCATGAAGCAGGCGAAGCGCAACGACTCCGAGGCCTGGTAG